Below is a window of Rhizobium jaguaris DNA.
ATGCCTCCGGCCAGTTCGAGGCCGTGCTGTTCTCGGAAGTGCTCAATCAATATCGCGACGTGCTGGAAGTCGGCAAATCCTTCGTCATTACCGCACAGGCAGACGAGCGGCCGGAAGGCATCAGCCTGCGCCTGCAAACGGCGCAGTCGCTGGAGGAAAAGTCGCTGCAGATGCAAAAGGCGCTACGCGTCTACGTCCGCGATTCCGGTCCGCTGAAGGCGGTGGCGGCTCACCTCAATGCCAAAGGCGACGGTCTCGTCTCCTTTATCGTCATCAAGGAGGAGGGTAAGCGCGAGGTGGAGGTAGCGCTGCCGGAGAAATATCGAATCACTCCGGAAATTGCAGCCGCACTGCGCACCGCGCCCGGCGTGATCGACGTCGAGCTCGTCTAACCTCGTTTTCCCAACGCGCCGCGATTGGTGATGGTAATGAAATCGGTCTGGTCGCCGGTTTCCGGGCCGATGCCGGTGTCGGAAATCGTCAGCGATGAGCCGGCCGTCAGCAGATCCTCGATCTTGCGCCTGACGTCATTGGGTATCGTGATACGGTCGAGCGCGCGGTCGGCAGCGTCAGGCGATTCCGCTTGCGCCTCGCTGGTGATGTCGAGCCGCTTCTTCGTATCCTTGGAAAGATCGTCTTCCAGTGTCACGCCAAACCAGTCCGCCTTGCCATTCACTTTGTCGATCGTGTGGGCGGTAAAGAAATGCGTGCCGAGCGCTTCCTGCGGCTCGGCGATGATGGCGGGCGCTTCGAACAACGGCTTGAAGTTCTGCCGAACCATGATTTCGCCGTTCGGCGGCTCGCCTTTGCCAGCGACATCGTAGACGGCCTTCATCAGCGGCGGGCTGACTAGTCCGCCCGATGTCGTGATGTTATGCGCCTTCTTGAAGTCCTCGATCGCCTGCACCGTCGCCGGTCCAAGCATGCCGTCCGGTGTACCGGTCGCAAAACCCATGCCGTTCAGCAGACCCTGCAGGTCGCGGACATTTTCGCGCAGACCCCGGCGGGTGATGAGGATGCCGAGCGGTGCCGGATCGATGGGCGCCGCCTGTGCAGCTTGCGGCATGGGCAGGGCAGCGACATCGTTGGTGGCGACCTGCACCGGCTGTGCCTGCGGCAGAAAGGCTGTCGTCGGCCGCAGTTCAAGATCGGAAAACAGAACAGAGGCGGGGACAGCCTCGGGCTGGAACAGCATGGCATGTTCGAAGGGCTGCGGCACCAGCGGCTGGTCGGCGATGACGACGTGCACGCCGCGCTCCGTCATCTGGTAGAGCATCTTGGCGAAAGCCTTGGGCATGCGCACGCAGCCGTGCGAGGCAGGATAATTCGGTACCGAATTGGATTCATGCAGTGCGATGCCGGACCAGGTCAGCCGCTGCATGAAGGGCATCGGCGACGCAGAATAGAGATTGGACTCGTGATAGACCTCCTTCTCCAGAATGGAGAAGATTCCGCTTGGCGTCGCATGGCCGCGTTTGCCGGTCGAAACCTTCGATGTCGCCACCACCTTATCGCCGTCATAGACCGCAAGCGATTGCCGGTCCTTCGACACGACGATCTGCAATGTGCGGGTATCTTCCGCGCCGAAGGCAGGATGAATGAGGGCTGTGGCCGACAACAAGCCAAGTCCGAAAAGAAAACGCGACTTCATATACACATACCAAAACGCAATACTCGTATCGCCGCAAGTTAGACTTCGAAGTTTAAGGAAGACTTGAAAGCAAGCCGTCCACGCAAATTGCTTTTTCGTCGCTTCATCCGGCAAAGGCCTGCCCAATAGGCGCAATTGCGACAGGATGTATTTTATGTATATCTTAAATTGCAGGATGGGGAACCGGGCGGGCGTTCGACATGCATGTGGACGTGATCGAAAAGCAGGAAGATCTGCAAGGGCTGAAAGGCAACTGGGATCGGATCTATGAGATCGACCCGGAAGCGCAGTGTTTCTTGTCCTGGACCTGGATATCGAGCTGGTTTGCCTCGCGTTCTCTGCCTTGGATCGTATTGGCGGCGAGGGAAGACGCCGATGGCGCCTATGTGGCCTTCTTCCCGATCCAGCTCGGCACCGGACTCGACCGGGGCAAGGGCTTCTACAATACCATCGTCTTGGGCGGCTCCTATTTCGCCTCCTATACCGGCATTCTCTGCGATCCCGCCTTCG
It encodes the following:
- a CDS encoding L,D-transpeptidase family protein encodes the protein MKSRFLFGLGLLSATALIHPAFGAEDTRTLQIVVSKDRQSLAVYDGDKVVATSKVSTGKRGHATPSGIFSILEKEVYHESNLYSASPMPFMQRLTWSGIALHESNSVPNYPASHGCVRMPKAFAKMLYQMTERGVHVVIADQPLVPQPFEHAMLFQPEAVPASVLFSDLELRPTTAFLPQAQPVQVATNDVAALPMPQAAQAAPIDPAPLGILITRRGLRENVRDLQGLLNGMGFATGTPDGMLGPATVQAIEDFKKAHNITTSGGLVSPPLMKAVYDVAGKGEPPNGEIMVRQNFKPLFEAPAIIAEPQEALGTHFFTAHTIDKVNGKADWFGVTLEDDLSKDTKKRLDITSEAQAESPDAADRALDRITIPNDVRRKIEDLLTAGSSLTISDTGIGPETGDQTDFITITNRGALGKRG